The following DNA comes from Methanothermus fervidus DSM 2088.
AATAACTAGAGTTTTAGAATTACTTTATGAATTGCCTCATTTTGATTGGGTAGGAATATATTTACTCAAAGAGAAATCACTTGTTTTAGACAGATATAAAGGATTTCCAACAATACATAAAAGAATACCTTTAGGTAAAGGTTTATGTGGTACTGCTGCACTTAAACAAAAAACTATAATTTCTAATGACGTTTCAAAAGAAAAAAATTATATCCCTTGCGATGAAAATGTAAAATCTGAAATAGTTGTACCTATAAAGAAAAATGACAAGATTTTAGGGGTTATTGATGTTGACAGTAATCAACTTTCTGCATTTAATGATGCAGATAAAAAACTACTTGAAAAGATTGCAAAAATGATATCAGATGCTTTTGACCAACTGTTTTCCTCTTGAAAGTACGAGAATATCTGGACGAGGAGATTTACCTGAAAATTCCTTTTTACATCTATTACAAAGTTTTCTAGCTGTTAAACCAACAACCATTGAAGTACCAGGGAAATTCCTTGCATACACAATATCTACTTTCATAGTTATATTCTTTAAAATTTTTTTGATCATTTTTGTTATGTGTTTGTGAAACACTTCTGCATCTTCAACCTCTAGGCCTCTGATGTCGGCAAGAAATCCCGAACATCCACAAGCCATTTTAAAAATTTTTACTTCAGGTACATAAACAAACTTACCAGTAAAATTTTGTAGGTCA
Coding sequences within:
- a CDS encoding putative GAF sensor protein (COGs: COG1956 GAF domain-containing protein~InterPro IPR003018~KEGG: tte:TTE1743 GAF domain-containing protein~PFAM: GAF domain protein~SMART: GAF domain protein~SPTR: Q8R981 GAF domain-containing proteins~PFAM: GAF domain) encodes the protein MKRYETLIKNIKKEIKKGSITRVLELLYELPHFDWVGIYLLKEKSLVLDRYKGFPTIHKRIPLGKGLCGTAALKQKTIISNDVSKEKNYIPCDENVKSEIVVPIKKNDKILGVIDVDSNQLSAFNDADKKLLEKIAKMISDAFDQLFSS
- a CDS encoding conserved hypothetical protein (InterPro IPR020380~KEGG: mvu:Metvu_1154 hypothetical protein~SPTR: Q64A18 Putative uncharacterized protein), with product MKLNLLSDARNKIENDLQNFTGKFVYVPEVKIFKMACGCSGFLADIRGLEVEDAEVFHKHITKMIKKILKNITMKVDIVYARNFPGTSMVVGLTARKLCNRCKKEFSGKSPRPDILVLSRGKQLVKSI